A genomic region of Elaeis guineensis isolate ETL-2024a chromosome 9, EG11, whole genome shotgun sequence contains the following coding sequences:
- the LOC105051798 gene encoding NAD-dependent protein deacylase SRT2 isoform X3 has translation MATMQSSLKYDLVCSRTRKGLPFQFSIRQLLAKCSHSTSQTTAKDQNKSYLQFLREKKIVPESDPPSTKDVNLLYQFFDQRRKLMVLTGAGMSTESGIPDYRSPNGAYSSGFKPITHQEFVRSSRARRRYWARSYAGWRRFTAAQPSAAHRALASLEKVGRINYMVTQNVDRLHHRAGNNPLELHGTVYTVVCLQCGYSINRDLFQDQVKILNPKWASAIESLECSNPGSDKSFGMQQRPDGDIEIDEKFWEQDFNIPDCLQCGGMLKPDVVFFGDNVPKERADKAMEAAKGCDAFLVLGSSLMTMSAFRLARAAKEAGAPIAIINIGETRADDFVSLKINARCGEILPRLLEMGCLAMPGVS, from the exons ATGGCTACCATGCAATCTAGTTTGAAGTATGATCTGGTTTGCAGCAGAACAAGGAAGGGCCTTCCTTTTCAGTTCTCCATAAGGCAGTTACTTGCAAAATGCAGTCACTCTACTTCTCAAACCACAGCAAAAGATCAGAATAAATCTTATCTTCAATTTTTAAGGGAAAAGAAGATAGTTCCTGAGTCAGATCCTCCAAGCACTAAAGATGTGAACCTTCtgtatcaattttttgatcagag GCGCAAGCTTATGGTGTTGACTGGAGCAGGAATGAGCACAGAGTCTGGGATTCCTGATTATAGAAG TCCCAATGGAGCTTACAGTTCTGGCTTCAAACCTATTACACATCAG GAGTTTGTCCGCTCAAGCCGTGCCCGCAGGCGATACTGGGCTAGGAGCTATGCTGGATGGAGAAGATTTACTGCAGCACAGCCAAGTGCAGCCCATCGTGCTCTAGCATCTTTGGAAAAAGTTGGTAGAATCAATTATATGGTTACACAAAATGTTGACAG GTTGCATCATCGTGCTGGAAACAACCCACTTGAGTTGCATGGAACTGTGTATACTGTAGTATGTTTGCAATGTGGCTATTCCATTAACCGAGATTTATTTCAAGACCAAGTGAAGATCCTCAATCCAAAG TGGGCTTCAGCAATTGAAAGCTTGGAATGTAGCAATCCAGGCTCAGACAAGAGCTTTGGCATGCAGCAACGGCCTGATGGTGACATTGAGATAGATGAGAAGTTTTGGGAACAGGATTTTAATATTCCCGATTGCCTGCAGTGTGGCGGAATGCTAAAACCTGAT GTGGTATTTTTTGGTGATAATGTTCCTAAAGAAAGAGCAGATAAAGCAATGGAAGCTGCAAAAGGATGTGATGCTTTCCTTGTTCTGGGTTCATCGTTGATGACCATGTCTGCGTTCAGACTTGCCAG AGCTGCGAAAGAAGCGGGTGCTCCTATTGCAATTATCAACATAGGTGAGACAAGGGCTGATGATTTTGTGTCCTTAAAGATCAATGCCAGATGTGGGGAG
- the LOC105051797 gene encoding probable anion transporter 6: MMSMRFPKRYIIVLLTFISTNVCYIERIGFSIAYTFAADAIGVDQSSKGLILSAFYYGYVVSQVPGGWTAQRVGGRRVLLMSFLVWSSTCALVPLDPSKVRVLVLARLLVGVAQGFIFPSIHTVLAQWVPPHERSRSVSLTTSGMYLGAAGGMLLLPSLVKYKGPQSVFLVEAALGAIWSILWFKYASDPPRSDRPMAMAVGFGESLLPVTRLKDKMRVQNGGNSLNASKIPWKRIIFSLPVWAIVVNNFTFHYALYVLMNWLPTYFELGLQLSLQEMGSSKMVPYLNMFVFSNIGGVVADHLITRKILSVTKTRKLLNTVGFIIAAFALMALPFFRTSTGTVFCSSVTLGFLALGRAGFAVNHLDVAPRYAGIVMGVSNTAGTLAGIVGVGLTGSILEAAKASSMDLSSSESWKSVFFVPGYLCIFSAVVFLIFATGERIFE, encoded by the coding sequence ATGATGAGTATGAGATTTCCAAAGCGGTATATCATTGTTCTACTAACCTTCATCAGCACAAATGTATGCTACATCGAGCGTATTGGTTTCTCAATTGCTTACACTTTCGCTGCGGATGCCATTGGTGTTGATCAATCAAGCAAGGGCCTAATACTTTCAGCATTCTACTATGGGTATGTTGTCTCACAAGTGCCTGGTGGATGGACAGCACAAAGAGTAGGAGGGAGACGTGTTCTGCTTATGTCATTTTTAGTTTGGTCTTCAACATGTGCTTTAGTTCCACTGGACCCTAGCAAGGTCCGTGTTTTAGTGCTTGCTCGCTTGCTTGTTGGGGTGGCACAGGGATTCATATTTCCCTCCATTCATACAGTGCTCGCACAATGGGTCCCACCACATGAGCGTTCCCGTTCTGTATCTCTTACAACCTCGGGGATGTATTTAGGTGCAGCTGGTGGCATGCTTCTACTGCCAAGCTTGGTGAAGTACAAGGGTCCTCAGTCAGTTTTCCTGGTCGAAGCAGCATTGGGTGCCATCTGGTCTATCCTTTGGTTTAAATATGCTAGTGATCCACCTCGTTCTGATCGTCCTATGGCAATGGCTGTTGGTTTTGGAGAGTCTTTGTTGCCTGTGACTCGGCTGAAAGATAAGATGAGAGTGCAAAATGGCGGGAATTCTCTTAATGCCTCTAAGATACCATGGAAAAGGATAATCTTCAGTTTGCCGGTTTGGGCAATTGTGGTGAACAACTTCACTTTCCATTATGCATTATATGTGCTTATGAATTGGCTGCCAACATATTTTGAGCTAGGCCTTCAGCTGAGTCTTCAGGAGATGGGATCTTCCAAGATGGTCCCTTACCTGAACATGTTTGTATTTTCTAATATTGGTGGAGTAGTTGCAGACCATTTGATTACCAGAAAGATCTTATCAGTGACAAAGACTCGTAAACTGTTGAATACTGTTGGGTTCATCATAGCTGCCTTTGCTTTGATGGCGCTCCCATTTTTCAGAACGTCAACGGGGACCGTGTTCTGCTCTTCAGTTACTCTTGGCTTTTTGGCACTAGGAAGAGCAGGATTTGCTGTAAATCATCTGGATGTGGCTCCAAGATATGCAGGTATTGTGATGGGGGTTTCCAATACAGCAGGGACATTGGCTGGCATTGTTGGTGTGGGGCTCACAGGAAGCATTCTGGAGGCTGCAAAGGCTTCCAGTATGGATCTTTCAAGCTCTGAGAGTTGGAAATCTGTATTCTTTGTTCCAGGATACCTCTGCATATTCAGTGCTGTtgtttttttaatatttgcaacAGGAGAAAGAATTTTCGAGTAA
- the LOC105051798 gene encoding NAD-dependent protein deacylase SRT2 isoform X4, which translates to MVMTAPRPFPIIIVSVTEALGTVSRGCHLHMATMQSSLKYDLVCSRTRKGLPFQFSIRQLLAKCSHSTSQTTAKDQNKSYLQFLREKKIVPESDPPSTKDVNLLYQFFDQRRKLMVLTGAGMSTESGIPDYRSPNGAYSSGFKPITHQEFVRSSRARRRYWARSYAGWRRFTAAQPSAAHRALASLEKVGRINYMVTQNVDRLHHRAGNNPLELHGTVYTVVCLQCGYSINRDLFQDQVKILNPKWASAIESLECSNPGSDKSFGMQQRPDGDIEIDEKFWEQDFNIPDCLQCGGMLKPDVVFFGDNVPKERADKAMEAAKGCDAFLVLGSSLMTMSAFRLASSG; encoded by the exons ATGGTGATGACCGCGCCCCGCCCTTTCCCGATC ATCATTGTAAGTGTTACAGAAGCTCTTGGAACGGTATCCAGAG GGTGTCACCTTCACATGGCTACCATGCAATCTAGTTTGAAGTATGATCTGGTTTGCAGCAGAACAAGGAAGGGCCTTCCTTTTCAGTTCTCCATAAGGCAGTTACTTGCAAAATGCAGTCACTCTACTTCTCAAACCACAGCAAAAGATCAGAATAAATCTTATCTTCAATTTTTAAGGGAAAAGAAGATAGTTCCTGAGTCAGATCCTCCAAGCACTAAAGATGTGAACCTTCtgtatcaattttttgatcagag GCGCAAGCTTATGGTGTTGACTGGAGCAGGAATGAGCACAGAGTCTGGGATTCCTGATTATAGAAG TCCCAATGGAGCTTACAGTTCTGGCTTCAAACCTATTACACATCAG GAGTTTGTCCGCTCAAGCCGTGCCCGCAGGCGATACTGGGCTAGGAGCTATGCTGGATGGAGAAGATTTACTGCAGCACAGCCAAGTGCAGCCCATCGTGCTCTAGCATCTTTGGAAAAAGTTGGTAGAATCAATTATATGGTTACACAAAATGTTGACAG GTTGCATCATCGTGCTGGAAACAACCCACTTGAGTTGCATGGAACTGTGTATACTGTAGTATGTTTGCAATGTGGCTATTCCATTAACCGAGATTTATTTCAAGACCAAGTGAAGATCCTCAATCCAAAG TGGGCTTCAGCAATTGAAAGCTTGGAATGTAGCAATCCAGGCTCAGACAAGAGCTTTGGCATGCAGCAACGGCCTGATGGTGACATTGAGATAGATGAGAAGTTTTGGGAACAGGATTTTAATATTCCCGATTGCCTGCAGTGTGGCGGAATGCTAAAACCTGAT GTGGTATTTTTTGGTGATAATGTTCCTAAAGAAAGAGCAGATAAAGCAATGGAAGCTGCAAAAGGATGTGATGCTTTCCTTGTTCTGGGTTCATCGTTGATGACCATGTCTGCGTTCAGACTTGCCAG CTCAGGATGA
- the LOC105051798 gene encoding NAD-dependent protein deacylase SRT2 isoform X1 — translation MVMTAPRPFPIIIVSVTEALGTVSRGCHLHMATMQSSLKYDLVCSRTRKGLPFQFSIRQLLAKCSHSTSQTTAKDQNKSYLQFLREKKIVPESDPPSTKDVNLLYQFFDQRRKLMVLTGAGMSTESGIPDYRSPNGAYSSGFKPITHQEFVRSSRARRRYWARSYAGWRRFTAAQPSAAHRALASLEKVGRINYMVTQNVDRLHHRAGNNPLELHGTVYTVVCLQCGYSINRDLFQDQVKILNPKWASAIESLECSNPGSDKSFGMQQRPDGDIEIDEKFWEQDFNIPDCLQCGGMLKPDVVFFGDNVPKERADKAMEAAKGCDAFLVLGSSLMTMSAFRLARAAKEAGAPIAIINIGETRADDFVSLKINARCGEILPRLLEMGCLAMPGVS, via the exons ATGGTGATGACCGCGCCCCGCCCTTTCCCGATC ATCATTGTAAGTGTTACAGAAGCTCTTGGAACGGTATCCAGAG GGTGTCACCTTCACATGGCTACCATGCAATCTAGTTTGAAGTATGATCTGGTTTGCAGCAGAACAAGGAAGGGCCTTCCTTTTCAGTTCTCCATAAGGCAGTTACTTGCAAAATGCAGTCACTCTACTTCTCAAACCACAGCAAAAGATCAGAATAAATCTTATCTTCAATTTTTAAGGGAAAAGAAGATAGTTCCTGAGTCAGATCCTCCAAGCACTAAAGATGTGAACCTTCtgtatcaattttttgatcagag GCGCAAGCTTATGGTGTTGACTGGAGCAGGAATGAGCACAGAGTCTGGGATTCCTGATTATAGAAG TCCCAATGGAGCTTACAGTTCTGGCTTCAAACCTATTACACATCAG GAGTTTGTCCGCTCAAGCCGTGCCCGCAGGCGATACTGGGCTAGGAGCTATGCTGGATGGAGAAGATTTACTGCAGCACAGCCAAGTGCAGCCCATCGTGCTCTAGCATCTTTGGAAAAAGTTGGTAGAATCAATTATATGGTTACACAAAATGTTGACAG GTTGCATCATCGTGCTGGAAACAACCCACTTGAGTTGCATGGAACTGTGTATACTGTAGTATGTTTGCAATGTGGCTATTCCATTAACCGAGATTTATTTCAAGACCAAGTGAAGATCCTCAATCCAAAG TGGGCTTCAGCAATTGAAAGCTTGGAATGTAGCAATCCAGGCTCAGACAAGAGCTTTGGCATGCAGCAACGGCCTGATGGTGACATTGAGATAGATGAGAAGTTTTGGGAACAGGATTTTAATATTCCCGATTGCCTGCAGTGTGGCGGAATGCTAAAACCTGAT GTGGTATTTTTTGGTGATAATGTTCCTAAAGAAAGAGCAGATAAAGCAATGGAAGCTGCAAAAGGATGTGATGCTTTCCTTGTTCTGGGTTCATCGTTGATGACCATGTCTGCGTTCAGACTTGCCAG AGCTGCGAAAGAAGCGGGTGCTCCTATTGCAATTATCAACATAGGTGAGACAAGGGCTGATGATTTTGTGTCCTTAAAGATCAATGCCAGATGTGGGGAG
- the LOC105051798 gene encoding NAD-dependent protein deacylase SRT2 isoform X2: MQIIVSVTEALGTVSRGCHLHMATMQSSLKYDLVCSRTRKGLPFQFSIRQLLAKCSHSTSQTTAKDQNKSYLQFLREKKIVPESDPPSTKDVNLLYQFFDQRRKLMVLTGAGMSTESGIPDYRSPNGAYSSGFKPITHQEFVRSSRARRRYWARSYAGWRRFTAAQPSAAHRALASLEKVGRINYMVTQNVDRLHHRAGNNPLELHGTVYTVVCLQCGYSINRDLFQDQVKILNPKWASAIESLECSNPGSDKSFGMQQRPDGDIEIDEKFWEQDFNIPDCLQCGGMLKPDVVFFGDNVPKERADKAMEAAKGCDAFLVLGSSLMTMSAFRLARAAKEAGAPIAIINIGETRADDFVSLKINARCGEILPRLLEMGCLAMPGVS; this comes from the exons ATGCAGATCATTGTAAGTGTTACAGAAGCTCTTGGAACGGTATCCAGAG GGTGTCACCTTCACATGGCTACCATGCAATCTAGTTTGAAGTATGATCTGGTTTGCAGCAGAACAAGGAAGGGCCTTCCTTTTCAGTTCTCCATAAGGCAGTTACTTGCAAAATGCAGTCACTCTACTTCTCAAACCACAGCAAAAGATCAGAATAAATCTTATCTTCAATTTTTAAGGGAAAAGAAGATAGTTCCTGAGTCAGATCCTCCAAGCACTAAAGATGTGAACCTTCtgtatcaattttttgatcagag GCGCAAGCTTATGGTGTTGACTGGAGCAGGAATGAGCACAGAGTCTGGGATTCCTGATTATAGAAG TCCCAATGGAGCTTACAGTTCTGGCTTCAAACCTATTACACATCAG GAGTTTGTCCGCTCAAGCCGTGCCCGCAGGCGATACTGGGCTAGGAGCTATGCTGGATGGAGAAGATTTACTGCAGCACAGCCAAGTGCAGCCCATCGTGCTCTAGCATCTTTGGAAAAAGTTGGTAGAATCAATTATATGGTTACACAAAATGTTGACAG GTTGCATCATCGTGCTGGAAACAACCCACTTGAGTTGCATGGAACTGTGTATACTGTAGTATGTTTGCAATGTGGCTATTCCATTAACCGAGATTTATTTCAAGACCAAGTGAAGATCCTCAATCCAAAG TGGGCTTCAGCAATTGAAAGCTTGGAATGTAGCAATCCAGGCTCAGACAAGAGCTTTGGCATGCAGCAACGGCCTGATGGTGACATTGAGATAGATGAGAAGTTTTGGGAACAGGATTTTAATATTCCCGATTGCCTGCAGTGTGGCGGAATGCTAAAACCTGAT GTGGTATTTTTTGGTGATAATGTTCCTAAAGAAAGAGCAGATAAAGCAATGGAAGCTGCAAAAGGATGTGATGCTTTCCTTGTTCTGGGTTCATCGTTGATGACCATGTCTGCGTTCAGACTTGCCAG AGCTGCGAAAGAAGCGGGTGCTCCTATTGCAATTATCAACATAGGTGAGACAAGGGCTGATGATTTTGTGTCCTTAAAGATCAATGCCAGATGTGGGGAG